The Epilithonimonas zeae genome contains a region encoding:
- the atpE gene encoding ATP synthase F0 subunit C yields the protein MEIPKIIGSGLIVIGVGIGLGKIGAAALEAIARQPEQSGKIQTAMLIAAALVEGVAFAALFAS from the coding sequence ATGGAAATTCCTAAAATTATTGGTAGCGGACTTATCGTTATTGGTGTAGGTATCGGTCTTGGAAAAATTGGTGCTGCTGCTCTTGAAGCAATCGCTAGACAACCAGAGCAATCTGGAAAAATCCAAACTGCTATGCTTATTGCTGCTGCATTGGTAGAAGGTGTTGCTTTCGCTGCGTTATTCGCATCATAA
- a CDS encoding AtpZ/AtpI family protein, whose translation MEDKKNNASDSLRKYGKYSSVVFQMLFIIGISFWGGHQLDLYFETGSNVLVLVIGLSGLCLSLYTTLKRLEILNKEEQDNAKQK comes from the coding sequence TTGGAAGACAAAAAAAATAACGCCTCCGATTCCCTTAGAAAATATGGAAAGTATTCGTCTGTTGTTTTTCAGATGCTTTTTATTATTGGGATTTCTTTTTGGGGCGGACATCAGTTGGATTTGTATTTTGAAACCGGTTCCAATGTTTTGGTTTTGGTGATTGGTCTCAGCGGACTTTGCCTTTCACTATACACAACCTTGAAGAGACTCGAAATTTTAAATAAAGAAGAACAGGACAATGCAAAACAAAAGTAA
- a CDS encoding T9SS type B sorting domain-containing protein — MKKLFLFFLFLLFQNNIKAQLDLEHWFPSVFSSGANVKSAVVSLSTDKTIPFNVYIYNGNNLVGNVKIDKYNPIEYDLVVANIIQSVYTSFIGDTMIPLDRGLHLVGENSFYANLKYVGANTEIISSKGKSALGKSFFVVNDQNLLNGSFNPNPMNYQASITAYYDNTKIKISGYKNGLKFTNGSTNNEINITLNKNQSYIVAALKKDNTTGALNDYFDPHLIGATIVSDKPIVVNNGNLLSQDAALDGGSVNIDQSMPVDKLGKEYLVVNGMAAGKYFTEKAIIVATEDGTQIFFNNENTPLFTLNKGEHYIGPYQADKKFIEGSESSFINEEGREITTSAMFIRATKPIYCYQLLATFYDKPIDPRNYVYKVDKTSAMLFSYPLDKEYQIKNVTIPFIDDIGGQEMRSKLSIKTEKNANIKINGVQLTGGTDILGKPNWIYHTIQNSKGNVVIESDKSLNVDFVGGTTTAYSSSYSGYAGSVVSYSNDPFITMNGNCIEEGLLLKLNNTDFDKIQWQKDGVDIVGANQATYIPTEPGLYTCVLTYSNVTYTTNSFNITHCPYTVVDKDFGKICDDIAFTPKFSTPNESEKISKLEILTEPMYGKVIKDNLNLKYIPNVDFTGDDRFVYRICTETMGLCETIKASVFVNERPVAEIKPELYPISESNGKGKYDLTETIIDKGKNDYKFYEDSDLTKFIDKPEAYETALLTAYVKITSPTDCFIKKEIKLLTLQENIELPNFFSPNGDGINDFWDYSKLKDYSELEISIYNKIGSKVFEHSISNTDFKWNGKDYSGKPLSSNTYWSLLKWKNARTGVPISKQMWILLKSID; from the coding sequence ATGAAAAAACTTTTTCTATTTTTTCTTTTTCTCCTTTTTCAAAATAATATAAAAGCTCAGTTAGATTTGGAACATTGGTTTCCTTCTGTTTTTAGTTCTGGTGCTAATGTCAAAAGTGCTGTTGTATCACTTTCTACAGATAAAACAATACCTTTTAACGTTTATATTTATAATGGCAATAATCTCGTAGGTAATGTAAAGATTGATAAATATAATCCAATAGAATATGATCTGGTAGTTGCAAATATTATACAATCTGTATATACTTCTTTTATAGGAGATACTATGATTCCTCTTGACAGAGGTTTACATCTTGTGGGTGAGAATAGTTTTTATGCAAATCTTAAATACGTTGGTGCGAATACAGAGATAATATCATCAAAAGGGAAAAGCGCCTTAGGGAAATCATTCTTCGTGGTTAATGATCAAAATCTTTTGAATGGTAGTTTTAATCCAAATCCAATGAATTATCAAGCGAGTATCACTGCGTATTACGATAATACAAAAATAAAAATATCAGGTTACAAAAATGGTTTAAAATTTACCAATGGATCTACAAATAATGAAATTAATATTACTTTAAATAAAAATCAATCTTACATAGTTGCAGCTTTAAAAAAAGATAATACAACCGGGGCACTTAATGATTACTTTGATCCTCATCTTATCGGTGCAACTATAGTATCTGATAAACCTATTGTTGTTAATAATGGAAATCTTTTAAGTCAAGATGCAGCTTTAGATGGTGGAAGTGTTAATATAGATCAAAGTATGCCGGTTGATAAATTGGGAAAAGAATATTTGGTTGTCAATGGTATGGCTGCAGGTAAATACTTTACAGAAAAAGCAATAATTGTGGCCACAGAGGATGGGACGCAGATTTTCTTTAATAATGAAAATACCCCACTTTTTACATTAAATAAAGGAGAACATTATATAGGACCATATCAAGCGGATAAAAAATTCATTGAAGGTTCTGAGTCTTCTTTTATAAATGAAGAGGGTAGAGAAATTACTACTTCTGCTATGTTTATCAGAGCTACAAAACCTATCTATTGTTATCAACTTTTAGCAACATTTTATGATAAGCCTATTGACCCTCGAAATTATGTATATAAAGTAGATAAGACTAGTGCTATGCTTTTTTCTTATCCTTTAGATAAAGAATATCAAATAAAGAATGTTACAATTCCCTTTATCGACGATATCGGAGGACAGGAAATGCGAAGCAAACTTTCCATCAAAACTGAAAAAAATGCGAACATTAAGATAAATGGAGTTCAGTTAACTGGAGGAACAGATATTTTAGGGAAACCCAATTGGATATATCATACCATCCAGAACTCTAAAGGAAATGTAGTGATAGAATCGGACAAAAGTTTAAATGTAGATTTTGTTGGTGGTACAACGACTGCATATTCTAGTTCTTATTCTGGTTATGCAGGAAGTGTAGTAAGTTACAGTAATGACCCTTTCATTACAATGAATGGAAATTGTATAGAAGAAGGATTACTTCTAAAACTCAATAATACAGATTTTGATAAAATACAATGGCAAAAAGATGGAGTAGATATCGTTGGGGCAAATCAAGCTACTTATATTCCGACCGAGCCAGGACTATATACTTGTGTTTTAACTTATTCTAATGTAACTTATACAACTAATAGTTTTAATATTACTCACTGCCCTTATACAGTTGTAGATAAAGATTTTGGAAAAATATGTGATGACATAGCATTCACTCCAAAATTTTCTACACCTAATGAATCCGAAAAGATTTCTAAGTTAGAAATTTTGACAGAACCAATGTATGGAAAAGTTATCAAAGATAATTTAAATTTAAAGTATATTCCAAACGTGGATTTTACCGGAGATGATAGGTTTGTCTATAGAATTTGTACAGAAACTATGGGACTATGTGAAACTATAAAGGCTAGTGTATTTGTTAATGAAAGACCTGTTGCAGAAATAAAACCTGAGTTATATCCTATTTCTGAATCCAATGGTAAAGGAAAATATGACCTCACAGAAACTATTATTGACAAAGGTAAGAATGATTATAAATTTTATGAAGATAGTGATTTGACAAAATTTATTGATAAGCCTGAAGCGTATGAAACAGCGCTTTTGACCGCATACGTTAAAATTACATCACCAACAGATTGTTTTATCAAAAAAGAAATCAAGCTTTTGACATTACAGGAAAATATAGAGCTTCCAAACTTCTTTTCTCCCAATGGTGATGGTATTAATGATTTTTGGGATTATTCTAAGCTAAAAGACTATTCTGAACTGGAAATATCTATCTATAATAAAATAGGCAGTAAGGTATTTGAACATTCTATCTCAAATACAGATTTTAAATGGAACGGAAAAGATTACAGCGGAAAACCTTTATCTTCCAATACTTATTGGAGTTTATTAAAATGGAAAAATGCAAGGACAGGTGTTCCAATATCAAAACAAATGTGGATATTGCTAAAATCAATAGATTAA
- the ffh gene encoding signal recognition particle protein: protein MFNSLQDKLDKALHNISGRGKITEINVAETVKEIRRALVDADVNYKVAKDLTKRVQDKAIGENVLTSLTPGQLMTKIVHDELVDLMGGSQEGINLSGKPTVILIAGLQGSGKTTFSGKLANYLKQKRSKKPLLVACDVYRPAAIDQLKVLGGQINIEVYTEIDNKNPVAIAENAINYAKSKGFDTIIVDTAGRLAIDEQMMNEIKSVHQTIKPTETLFVVDSMTGQDAVNTAKAFNDTLNFDGVVLTKLDGDTRGGAALTIRSVVEKPIKFISTGEKMEALDLFYPERMADRILGMGDVVSLVERAQEQFDEEEAKKLHKKIAKNEFGFDDFLKQINQIKKMGNMKDLMGMIPGVGKAIKDVDINDDAFKHIEAIIHSMTPEERRRPSIINVSRKQRIAKGAGRKLEDVNALMKQFDQMGKMMKMMQGPQGKQMMQMMSKMPNMPGMGGGLFGK from the coding sequence ATGTTTAACAGTTTACAAGACAAGCTAGATAAAGCGCTTCATAATATTTCCGGACGTGGAAAAATCACGGAAATCAACGTTGCAGAAACGGTAAAGGAAATCCGAAGAGCATTGGTGGATGCCGATGTAAATTATAAAGTTGCCAAAGACCTCACAAAAAGAGTTCAGGATAAAGCGATTGGTGAAAACGTTTTGACATCGCTAACGCCGGGACAATTGATGACGAAAATTGTTCATGACGAATTGGTGGATCTGATGGGTGGTTCACAAGAGGGGATCAACCTTTCCGGAAAACCTACTGTGATTTTGATTGCCGGTCTTCAAGGTTCTGGTAAAACGACTTTCTCAGGAAAATTAGCCAACTATCTGAAACAAAAAAGAAGCAAAAAACCACTTTTGGTAGCTTGTGACGTTTACAGACCTGCGGCGATCGACCAGTTGAAAGTTCTGGGAGGACAAATCAATATTGAAGTTTATACGGAAATCGACAATAAAAATCCTGTAGCGATTGCTGAGAATGCGATTAATTATGCCAAGTCTAAAGGCTTTGACACGATTATCGTGGATACAGCTGGCCGTTTGGCGATTGATGAGCAAATGATGAATGAAATCAAGTCAGTTCATCAAACGATCAAACCAACTGAAACGCTTTTCGTTGTAGATTCGATGACAGGACAGGATGCTGTGAATACGGCGAAAGCCTTTAATGACACTTTGAATTTTGACGGGGTTGTTCTTACTAAATTGGATGGTGATACGAGAGGTGGAGCTGCTTTGACAATCCGTTCTGTTGTAGAAAAGCCTATCAAATTTATCTCTACCGGCGAAAAAATGGAGGCGCTCGACCTTTTCTATCCGGAAAGGATGGCGGACAGAATCCTTGGAATGGGAGATGTTGTTTCCTTGGTAGAAAGAGCTCAGGAACAATTTGACGAAGAGGAAGCTAAAAAACTTCATAAGAAAATTGCTAAGAATGAATTTGGCTTTGATGACTTCTTGAAGCAAATCAACCAAATCAAGAAAATGGGTAATATGAAGGATTTGATGGGGATGATTCCGGGTGTTGGAAAAGCGATCAAAGATGTCGATATCAATGATGATGCTTTCAAACATATTGAAGCTATTATCCACTCGATGACACCAGAAGAGAGAAGAAGACCTTCTATCATCAATGTTTCAAGAAAACAAAGAATTGCTAAAGGTGCAGGAAGAAAATTGGAAGATGTGAATGCACTAATGAAACAGTTTGACCAAATGGGGAAAATGATGAAAATGATGCAAGGTCCTCAAGGTAAACAAATGATGCAGATGATGAGCAAAATGCCGAATATGCCTGGAATGGGTGGTGGTTTGTTTGGAAAGTAG
- the atpA gene encoding F0F1 ATP synthase subunit alpha: MAEINPAEVSAILKQQLANFDTQSNVEEVGTVLTIGDGIARVYGLENVQYGELVRFEAGVEGIVLNLEEDNVGVALLGESKMVREGDTVKRTNRISSIKVGEGMLGRVVDTLGNPIDGKGPIGGELYEMPLERKAPGVIFRQPVTEPLQTGIVAIDSMIPVGRGQRELIIGDRQTGKTVVAIDTIINQKEFYDAGQPVYCIYVAIGQKASTVAQIVKTLEDKGALAYTVIVAANASDPVPMQVYSAMAGASIGEYFRDTGRAALIVYDDLSKQAVAYRELSLLLRRPPGREAYPGDVFYLHSRLLERAAKVIADDSIAKQMNDLPESLKPIVKGGGSLTALPIIETQAGDVSAYIPTNVISITDGQIFLETDLFNSGVRPAINVGISVSRVGGNAQIKSMKKVSGTLKLDQAQYKELEAFAKFGSDLDAATLAVISKGERNVELLKQPVNSPLPVENQVAMIYAGTENLLRNIPIRKVKEFQVEYVDFLKNKHPEVMAALKAGKIDDQLTGVLKQVATELSAKYN; encoded by the coding sequence ATGGCAGAAATAAATCCGGCAGAAGTATCAGCGATACTGAAGCAGCAATTAGCAAATTTCGATACTCAATCTAACGTAGAAGAAGTTGGAACTGTACTTACAATCGGTGATGGTATCGCTCGTGTTTACGGTTTAGAAAATGTGCAGTACGGAGAATTGGTAAGATTCGAAGCTGGAGTAGAAGGTATCGTTCTTAACCTTGAAGAAGACAACGTAGGTGTGGCTCTTCTTGGGGAATCCAAAATGGTAAGAGAAGGTGATACTGTAAAAAGAACTAACAGAATCTCTTCTATCAAAGTTGGTGAAGGAATGCTTGGTAGAGTTGTTGATACTCTAGGAAATCCAATCGATGGTAAAGGACCTATCGGTGGTGAGCTTTACGAGATGCCTTTGGAAAGAAAAGCGCCGGGAGTTATCTTCCGTCAGCCGGTAACCGAGCCACTTCAGACTGGTATCGTTGCTATCGATTCTATGATTCCGGTAGGAAGAGGACAAAGAGAGTTGATTATTGGTGACAGACAAACTGGTAAAACAGTTGTTGCTATCGACACGATCATCAATCAAAAAGAATTTTATGATGCTGGTCAGCCAGTATATTGTATATATGTTGCAATTGGACAAAAAGCTTCAACTGTAGCTCAAATCGTTAAAACGTTAGAAGACAAAGGTGCTTTGGCTTATACAGTTATCGTTGCAGCTAACGCTTCTGACCCAGTTCCAATGCAGGTTTACTCTGCAATGGCAGGTGCTTCTATCGGAGAATACTTCAGAGATACTGGTCGTGCTGCTTTGATTGTTTATGATGATTTATCTAAACAAGCGGTTGCTTACCGTGAGCTTTCTCTTCTATTGAGAAGACCACCAGGACGTGAGGCTTACCCAGGAGACGTTTTCTACCTACACTCAAGATTGTTGGAAAGAGCAGCAAAAGTTATTGCTGATGATTCTATCGCAAAACAAATGAACGATTTGCCAGAATCTTTGAAGCCAATCGTAAAAGGTGGTGGTTCATTAACAGCCCTTCCAATCATCGAAACTCAGGCTGGTGACGTTTCTGCATATATCCCGACAAACGTTATCTCTATTACAGACGGACAGATTTTCTTGGAAACAGATTTGTTTAACTCAGGGGTTCGTCCGGCAATCAACGTTGGTATCTCTGTATCGAGAGTTGGAGGTAACGCTCAGATCAAATCAATGAAAAAAGTTTCTGGAACTTTGAAATTAGACCAGGCTCAATATAAAGAATTGGAAGCGTTTGCTAAATTCGGTTCTGACTTAGATGCTGCTACATTGGCAGTAATCTCTAAAGGAGAAAGAAACGTGGAGCTTTTGAAGCAGCCAGTTAACTCTCCACTTCCGGTAGAAAATCAGGTAGCGATGATTTACGCAGGAACTGAGAATCTATTGAGAAATATCCCAATCAGAAAGGTAAAAGAATTCCAGGTAGAATATGTGGATTTCTTGAAAAACAAACATCCAGAAGTGATGGCAGCTCTTAAAGCCGGTAAAATTGATGACCAATTAACTGGAGTTTTGAAACAAGTTGCAACAGAACTTTCTGCGAAATACAACTAA
- the atpB gene encoding F0F1 ATP synthase subunit A, producing MLKKTAILFYSLLMFATAFAQHENVENQHGKPVTETPELSGKEERRKEVKEFVDHHILDAHDVALMVKDGHHIGFPLPVIIYDEGFHFFMSNTEGVDGHEFIHGSPVESNGKFYTLSHEKIYRTDSKGTLTLDKDHHPTEKRVLDLSITKSVLVIFLVAIFMIVLFGGMARSYKKSLVPSGAAKFLEPLVIFVRDDIAIPNIGHKYKRFMGYLLTVFFFILFLNVLGLMPFGINVTGNIAITFCLAIVTYLITTFSGSKDYWKHIFWMPGVPVPMKFIMMPIEILGTLTKPFALMIRLFANMTAGHIVVMTLIGSIYIFENWIAGVAFPFLTFVIYLLEVLVAFLQAYVFTMLSALFIGMAVEEHEHEHAH from the coding sequence ATGCTAAAGAAAACGGCAATTTTATTTTACAGTTTATTAATGTTTGCAACTGCTTTTGCTCAGCACGAAAATGTTGAAAACCAACACGGTAAGCCTGTAACTGAAACTCCTGAGCTTTCTGGAAAAGAAGAGAGAAGAAAGGAAGTTAAAGAGTTCGTAGACCACCATATTTTGGATGCTCACGATGTTGCCCTGATGGTGAAAGATGGTCATCATATTGGTTTTCCTTTGCCGGTTATTATTTATGATGAAGGATTTCATTTCTTTATGAGTAATACAGAAGGCGTAGATGGGCACGAGTTTATCCACGGTTCTCCGGTAGAAAGTAATGGTAAATTTTATACACTTAGCCACGAAAAAATCTACAGAACAGATTCTAAGGGGACTTTAACATTAGATAAAGATCACCACCCAACTGAAAAGAGAGTTTTAGATTTATCTATCACGAAAAGTGTTTTGGTTATTTTCTTAGTTGCTATTTTTATGATTGTGCTTTTCGGAGGAATGGCAAGATCTTATAAAAAATCTCTTGTTCCTTCTGGTGCTGCAAAATTCCTTGAACCACTTGTCATTTTTGTAAGAGATGATATTGCAATTCCAAACATTGGACATAAGTATAAGAGGTTTATGGGTTATCTACTGACTGTATTCTTTTTTATCTTGTTTCTGAATGTTTTAGGTTTGATGCCTTTTGGGATCAATGTTACGGGTAATATTGCGATTACATTTTGTTTAGCAATTGTAACTTACTTGATTACAACTTTCTCAGGCTCAAAAGATTATTGGAAACATATTTTTTGGATGCCGGGTGTTCCAGTTCCTATGAAGTTTATTATGATGCCAATAGAAATATTGGGGACATTGACAAAACCATTTGCTTTGATGATTCGTCTTTTTGCAAATATGACAGCAGGTCACATCGTTGTAATGACTTTGATTGGTTCAATTTACATTTTCGAAAATTGGATTGCAGGAGTTGCTTTCCCGTTCTTGACATTCGTAATTTATTTATTAGAAGTATTAGTAGCGTTCCTTCAAGCTTACGTATTCACAATGCTTTCAGCTTTGTTTATCGGTATGGCAGTTGAAGAGCACGAGCATGAACATGCTCATTAA
- a CDS encoding F0F1 ATP synthase subunit B: MELLHQFSSGLFIIQSIIFLVLLFVLGKFAWKPILKSIDERETSIIDALNQAKLAKQEMAQLKEDNERILREARAERDGILKEARDMKDKIVNQAKDSAKVEGEKMIEAARQSIQTEKNAAMADIKNQIGTLSVNIAENILREKLNNDGAHNALVENILNKSNLN; this comes from the coding sequence ATGGAATTACTTCATCAGTTTTCATCAGGATTATTTATCATTCAGTCCATCATTTTCTTAGTATTACTTTTTGTATTAGGAAAGTTTGCGTGGAAACCAATTCTAAAATCTATCGACGAGAGAGAAACTTCAATCATCGATGCTCTTAACCAAGCTAAATTGGCTAAACAAGAAATGGCACAGTTGAAAGAAGATAACGAAAGAATTCTTCGTGAAGCTAGAGCTGAAAGAGATGGTATCTTGAAAGAAGCTAGAGATATGAAAGATAAAATCGTAAATCAAGCTAAAGACAGTGCTAAAGTGGAAGGTGAAAAAATGATTGAAGCAGCTAGACAATCTATCCAAACGGAAAAGAATGCGGCTATGGCTGATATCAAAAACCAAATCGGTACTTTGTCTGTGAACATCGCTGAAAATATTCTTAGAGAGAAATTGAACAACGATGGCGCACACAACGCTTTGGTAGAAAATATTCTTAACAAATCTAACCTTAACTAA
- the atpG gene encoding ATP synthase F1 subunit gamma — protein sequence MANLKEIRGRISSISSTMQITSAMKMVSAAKLKKAQDAIVMLRPYSEKLQEIIENVSAASDAENISEFAIEREVKKVLFITVTSNRGLAGAFNSSVIKELNTQFSTNENVEVEVLTIGKKAFDALRKNKTVYENHSSLFDNLSFDHVSNMTSKVMSDFKAGKFDKVYVVYNKFINAATQEVVTEQVLPIAVSVEKTSSDVNVDYIFEPGRQEILETLIPKSIKTQIFKAVLDSVASEHGARMTAMHKATDNAEALRNDLKIFYNKARQAAITNEILEIVSGAEALKNS from the coding sequence ATGGCAAACTTAAAAGAAATACGAGGCAGAATTTCATCTATATCTTCTACGATGCAGATTACAAGTGCTATGAAAATGGTTTCCGCTGCGAAACTGAAGAAAGCACAAGACGCAATCGTAATGCTGAGACCTTACTCAGAAAAACTTCAGGAGATTATAGAGAACGTAAGTGCTGCTTCTGATGCTGAGAATATCTCAGAATTCGCTATAGAAAGAGAAGTTAAAAAAGTGCTTTTCATCACCGTGACTTCCAACAGAGGTTTGGCTGGAGCTTTCAACTCTTCTGTTATCAAAGAATTGAACACTCAGTTCTCTACTAACGAAAATGTAGAAGTAGAAGTTTTAACCATCGGTAAGAAAGCTTTTGATGCACTTAGAAAAAACAAAACTGTTTACGAAAACCACAGTTCTTTGTTTGACAACCTTTCTTTCGACCACGTTTCAAATATGACAAGTAAAGTGATGTCAGATTTCAAAGCTGGAAAGTTTGACAAAGTTTACGTTGTTTATAACAAATTCATCAACGCTGCTACTCAGGAAGTAGTAACTGAGCAGGTTTTACCAATTGCAGTTTCTGTAGAGAAAACAAGCTCAGACGTTAATGTAGATTACATCTTCGAACCAGGCAGACAAGAAATTTTGGAAACATTAATTCCAAAATCGATTAAAACTCAGATATTCAAAGCGGTGCTAGATTCCGTAGCGTCAGAACACGGTGCAAGGATGACAGCGATGCACAAGGCGACCGATAATGCAGAAGCACTTAGAAATGACCTTAAGATTTTCTATAACAAAGCAAGACAGGCAGCCATCACCAACGAAATATTAGAAATTGTTTCCGGAGCAGAAGCGCTTAAGAACAGTTAA
- the atpH gene encoding ATP synthase F1 subunit delta, with translation MLTSKVAKRYAQGLLDFTQESGNTESVFVEMKDIVKIMSLSKELNTFFNTPIIDARKKEAIALEIFKDFSPVSKNIIRLVIKQGRESQLKNIAQEFINKVEDIKGTQRISLVTASKLSEQNIQKIIADSNMVNVSNYDLETIIKPDILGGYILRVGDQQIDASVKTKLNNIKKEFQLN, from the coding sequence ATGCTTACATCTAAAGTAGCTAAAAGATACGCACAAGGTTTACTGGATTTCACACAAGAGTCTGGTAATACAGAATCTGTTTTCGTAGAGATGAAGGATATTGTGAAAATAATGTCTCTGTCCAAAGAATTGAACACATTCTTCAACACGCCTATCATTGATGCAAGAAAGAAAGAAGCGATTGCTTTAGAAATTTTTAAAGATTTTTCTCCTGTTTCGAAGAATATCATCCGATTGGTTATCAAACAAGGTAGAGAATCTCAGCTTAAAAATATTGCTCAGGAATTCATCAATAAAGTAGAAGATATCAAAGGAACGCAACGTATTTCTTTGGTTACAGCTAGCAAATTGTCAGAGCAAAATATTCAAAAAATAATTGCTGATTCTAATATGGTAAATGTTTCTAACTATGATTTGGAAACGATTATCAAACCAGATATCTTGGGAGGTTATATCCTAAGAGTAGGTGACCAGCAAATCGATGCTTCAGTTAAAACCAAACTGAACAATATCAAAAAAGAATTTCAACTTAATTAA
- a CDS encoding SusD/RagB family nutrient-binding outer membrane lipoprotein, which translates to MNSLAGNSYSFGTPFVDDYTPNITSGYNSAIWDAMFRQITNFQTIIDYNDPNGQYKQFKAMSMIMKAYHVQILTDLYGDMPYTEAFKRELNLSPKYDKGEDIYKASIADLESAVQLINSGTGANPGSADVVFGGTMPSWIAFANTIKLRYLIRMSNVTGEMATYRDQKLATLAGATFSASNVTMNPGYSSTSDSKQNPWTNYWVVLSSGARPVSGNQSYTLYTASEHIALALNGNKRYIPTSATTSVEYNDPRDVYQKFNGIKDGRSGRLFTLITPAGRDATEATVEGVRQGATPGQAGAEAGRTGNTVSRFGLGLIVGNNTTITSTAPADIVAAASAKPVVLLSKAETEFLLAEAALRYPAVFGNDKGHFEAGITASYSYLGATGAAAYITSINAVPKLGWTGSNDNKLEAIMTQKWIALTGINPEQSFFDYTRTGYPITPMATIATGTVKPNRLIYPTSEYASNANNVPNMTATDVFTKNQFTPFWAR; encoded by the coding sequence ATGAATAGTTTAGCGGGGAATTCATATTCATTCGGAACGCCATTTGTAGATGACTATACTCCCAATATTACTTCTGGTTATAATTCAGCGATTTGGGATGCTATGTTTAGACAAATTACGAATTTTCAAACAATTATTGATTATAACGATCCAAATGGTCAATATAAACAATTTAAAGCGATGTCAATGATTATGAAAGCTTATCATGTACAGATTCTTACAGATTTATATGGTGATATGCCCTACACAGAAGCTTTCAAAAGAGAATTAAATCTTTCGCCTAAATATGATAAAGGAGAAGATATATATAAAGCATCCATCGCAGATTTGGAAAGTGCGGTTCAATTAATTAATTCTGGTACTGGTGCTAATCCTGGTAGCGCAGATGTTGTCTTTGGAGGGACTATGCCAAGTTGGATTGCTTTTGCTAATACTATTAAGTTGAGATATCTTATAAGAATGTCTAACGTAACAGGCGAAATGGCTACTTACAGAGATCAAAAATTAGCTACCTTGGCTGGTGCAACATTTTCTGCTAGTAATGTGACCATGAATCCAGGATATTCTTCTACAAGCGATTCTAAGCAAAATCCATGGACTAATTATTGGGTTGTTCTTAGTTCAGGTGCAAGACCAGTATCAGGTAACCAAAGCTATACTTTGTATACGGCTTCTGAACATATTGCTTTGGCTTTGAATGGTAATAAAAGATATATTCCTACATCTGCAACGACTAGTGTTGAATATAATGATCCTAGAGATGTTTATCAAAAATTCAATGGGATAAAAGATGGTAGATCAGGAAGATTATTTACGTTGATTACTCCAGCCGGTCGTGATGCTACAGAAGCAACTGTAGAAGGTGTGAGACAAGGGGCTACGCCTGGTCAAGCAGGGGCTGAAGCAGGTAGAACAGGAAATACTGTATCTAGATTTGGTTTAGGATTAATTGTAGGTAATAATACTACAATTACATCAACTGCTCCTGCTGATATTGTTGCAGCTGCATCAGCAAAACCAGTTGTTTTGTTATCAAAAGCGGAGACAGAATTTTTATTAGCTGAAGCTGCACTTAGATATCCAGCTGTTTTCGGGAATGATAAAGGACATTTTGAAGCTGGGATTACAGCTTCATACTCTTATCTTGGAGCAACGGGGGCAGCAGCTTATATTACTAGTATAAATGCAGTTCCAAAATTAGGTTGGACAGGTTCTAATGATAATAAACTTGAAGCTATTATGACTCAGAAATGGATTGCCTTAACTGGTATTAATCCGGAACAATCATTCTTTGATTATACTAGAACCGGGTATCCTATTACTCCTATGGCAACTATTGCTACAGGAACGGTGAAGCCAAATAGATTGATTTATCCTACGTCAGAATATGCATCAAATGCTAATAATGTTCCAAACATGACGGCGACTGATGTATTTACAAAAAATCAATTTACCCCATTCTGGGCTAGATAG